One Halomonas sp. M4R1S46 genomic window carries:
- a CDS encoding IS4 family transposase → MPFAGRSLPIFEKVHHKDGCQHCEAYLLAALAEILPAKATPILVTDAGFRNPWFKAVEARGWYYVGRVRSPTRCQVSGDAWRPVTALFQQASAVPQALGSVQIAESNPLTTRMVLYHRPPKGRRHRNKRGQVSQGGHSRAMAQRQKEPWVLVSNLPERSSLADKLVAIYRQRMQIEEGFRDIKSPLFGLGFGMHQSRQGKRIEILLLIAMLAGLHVRTAVNSGATRATVSGTGTCSPCGG, encoded by the coding sequence ACTGTGAAGCGTACTTGCTCGCGGCCTTGGCCGAGATCCTGCCGGCCAAGGCAACGCCGATCCTGGTCACCGATGCGGGCTTTCGCAATCCTTGGTTCAAGGCGGTCGAGGCGCGTGGTTGGTACTACGTTGGCCGGGTTCGCAGCCCCACTCGCTGCCAGGTGTCTGGCGACGCGTGGCGGCCAGTGACCGCCTTGTTTCAACAAGCGAGCGCGGTACCGCAAGCGCTGGGTTCCGTCCAGATCGCCGAGAGCAACCCGCTGACCACCCGCATGGTGCTTTATCATCGGCCGCCGAAGGGGCGCAGACATCGCAATAAGCGAGGTCAGGTCTCCCAGGGCGGCCACAGTCGGGCGATGGCCCAGCGCCAGAAGGAGCCCTGGGTGCTGGTCAGCAACCTGCCGGAGCGCTCCTCGCTGGCGGACAAGCTGGTCGCTATCTACCGGCAGCGCATGCAGATTGAAGAAGGCTTCCGTGACATCAAGAGCCCCTTGTTTGGCCTGGGCTTCGGCATGCACCAATCTCGCCAGGGCAAACGCATCGAGATCCTGCTGCTGATCGCGATGCTGGCCGGCCTGCATGTCCGTACAGCGGTCAACAGCGGCGCTACCAGAGCAACAGTATCCGGCACCGGAACGTGCTCTCCGTGTGGCGGTTAG